The Oncorhynchus mykiss isolate Arlee chromosome 5, USDA_OmykA_1.1, whole genome shotgun sequence DNA window taaaactgtatttttttgtgaagaatcaacaacaagtgggacacaatcatgaagtggaacgacatttattggatatttcaaacttttgttaacaaatcaaaaactgaaaaattgggcgtgcaaaattattcagcccctttactttcagtgcagcaaactctctcaagaagttcagtgaggatctctgaatgatccaatgttgacctaaatgactaatgatgataaatacaatccacctgtgtgtaatcaagtctccgtataaatgcacctgcactgtgatagtctcagaggtccgttaaaagcgcagagagcatcatgaagaacaaggaacacaccaggcaggtccgagatactgttgtgaagaagtttaaagccggatttggatacaaaaagatttcccaagctttaaacatcccaaggagcactgtgcaagcgataatattgaaatggaaggagtatcagaccactgcaaatctaccaagacctggccgtccctctaaactttcagctcatacaaggagaagactgatcagagatgcagccaagaggcccatgatcactctggatgaactgcagagctctacagctgaggtgggagactctgtccagtcatatattgcacaaatctggcctttatggaagagtggcaagaagaaagccatttcttaaagatatccataaaaagtgtcgtttaaagtttaccacaagccacctgggagacacaccaaacatgtggaagaaggtgctctggtcagatgaaaccaaaattgaactttttggcaacaatgcaagacgttatgtttggtgtaaaagcaacacagctaatCACCCtgctcacaccatccccactgtcaaagatggtggtggcagcatcatggtttgggcctgcttttcttcagcagggacagggaagatggttaaaattgatgggaagatggatggagccaaatacaggaccattctggaagaaaacctgatggagtctgcaaaagacctgagactgggacggagatttgtcttccaacaagacaatgatccaaaacataaagcaaaatctactatggaatggttcaaaaataaacatatccaggtgttagaatggccaagtcaaagtccagacctgaatccaatcgagaatctgtggaaagaactgaaaactgctgttcacaaatgctctccttcCAACCTCACTgtgctcgagctgttttgcaaggaggaatgggaaaatttttcagtctctcgatgtgcaaaactgatagagacataccccaagcgacttacagctgtaatcgcagcaaaaggtggcgctacaaagtattaacttaagggggctgaataattttgcacgcccaatttttcagtttttgatttgttaaaaaagtttgaaatatccaataaatgtcgttccacttcatgattgtgtcccacttgttgttgattcttcacaaaaaaatacagttttatatctttatgtttgaagcctgaaatgtggcaaaaggtcgcaaagttcaagggggccgaatactttcgcaatgcactgtatatatatatataaatgttttaaataatgcCAAGCAGGCATTATGAATATGGTCCTGAGTTTTTCATGGTCATCGCCCTTTAATTTATATTTTCAGGAAATATTCAGAGCTGAATGCCGAATCTGCGTTGGCACAACAATGTATTATTGTAGCTGACTGTAATTGAATGGCTCAGTGGGACTCActcacccatctctctctgcctccttcttCTCCAGGTCCTGTATGACGTCCAGCAGGACCTTGATGGTGTTCTGGCTAGTCTCCAGGACCCCCTCCATGCTGTGCAGCTGGGTCTGGAGGCTCCGGATGTCGTGCAGGGGCCCGTTGGGGCCCATCAGTTTCTCTGCTACCCAGGTCGGATCCAGTTTACTCCTGGCCCCCGACACCAGCCCCCCCAGGATTTCCTGCACCTGCCTCAGGGTGTCAGCCTGGGTGGAGGTCAGGGGCCCAACCGTGGGGCCCCCTCCAGAGCCAGAGCAGCCACGGGCCCCGGACAGGCACTGGCCAGGGGGGAGAGCTTGCTGGCTGTTGGGGGTGTTGGTCCCAGAGCAGAGAATTTTATGGAGGGCCCCAAGCTGAGCCCCTAGCTGAGCCTGAGCCTGGCCCAGgcaggtgggtctggagatggCCTTGGTGGGCGAGGAGCCCTGGTCCGCCTGGTTCCCTTTCAGAGGGACCGCCAAGGGTGTTTGAGCTCTCTGTTTCAGAGAGCTGGCTCGAGGACAGGGCAGGGGTGACCCTGATCTTCCtgatctctccttctcactcgcCCGCCTGAGCAGGGGCGCGTGCCTGGCCGAGCCTGGGGTGCAACTCACCCCCTCTTTGCGTGGGGTGTACGGGGGAGGGGGCGGGGGTGGTGGTGGAAgtatcctcctctcccccctacaCTCCCACTCTATCACCCTCTTGTCCTGAGTGCTGCAGTGTTGGGCCTGAGGCGGGGGGGTGTAGGGGGGCGCAGGGCGAAACGTGGAAGCGTAGAGGGGCACAGTTTTCGTTGGAGTTGCACAAGATGGCGCCGTTGGAAGTGTATGGTAGGGTTTTACCATTGGAGGCGGGGAGTTGCAGCTTTTTacaatgggagagggagaggagcagtattttatttgaatgtggGCGGAGTAGGAAGGTACTACTGGAGGTTGGGAGGAGCAGGGTGGTACGGTCTGACATGGGGGGTTCCCAGGTGGTATGGTCTGAATTAAGGAGATGTAGGCAGGGGCAGTTTGGGCTGGGGGGTGGCATGATGTCACAGTTGGAGGTGGAGATATGAGTTGATTTAAGGAAGAGCAGGATAGGGCAGTTTGTGTTAGGATGGTGCAGGGTGCTATATTTGGAGTTGGTGTTGGGGTGGGGCAAGTTGGGGCAGTGGAGGGGGCTAGAACAGGAGTTGGTTTTGGGTCATGGCCATTAGGGGCTGTATAGGGGGCTATCGTTGGAGATGGTGGTGCGGTGGGACAATTTGGATTTGAGGCTGTGGTTGTAGTTCTGGCGGTGCATGTTAGTTTGGgtgggaccatttcagtttgtgtaGCGAGAGGTGGAGTGGTTTGAGCTTTAGATGGAAGAACAGTTGGAGGAAGCGCTGATTTTTTCGGGGGATATTTACAGATAGACCGGGGTGGGGAGGCGCAAGGCAGAGCCACCAGTGGTGGTGTTTCACAATATGGATGGGTGGAGGTTGGCACAGTTTTAGGTACGGAAGCATAGAGAGGCACAGTCTGAGTTTTGGGGGTGGAGGGTTCCACAGTCGAGGGAGGTGGGGAAGCGCAGTGCTGCACGGTGGGAGGAGGCGGGGAGGCGCAGTGCTGCACGGTGGGAGGAAGCGGGGAGGAGCAGTGCTGCACGGTGGGAGGAGGCGGGGTGGCGCAGAGACGGTCAGTTTGTGTTTGGGTGGTGCAGGGCTGCACAGttgagggagatggggaggtgcAGGGCTGCACAGtcgagggaggtggggaggtgcaGGGCTGCACAGtcgagggaggtggggaggtgcaGGGCTGCACAGTcaagggaggtggggaggtgcaGGGCTGCACAGtcgagggaggtggggaggtgcaGGGCTGCACAGTTGAGGGAGGTGGGGAGTTAGGAGGGGAGACacagggactgtctgtctgtgtgggagtGGTACAGTAGGACACCTCCCTTCCCGGGTCACTGATACCACGGTTCATGCGCCATCTCCTCCTTACTTGGGACAGAGTTGCACTCCCCTGGCGTGtagatccctccctcccacagGTCACAGAACCGCAGTAGCAAGGCTCTGCAGTGTGCCGAAGCAAAACTGGGGGAGGGGAAGAAGAAGAGTCATGCCTGGAAGAGTCCACGTGATTCCCAACAGCAGGGGAGCTGGCGTTAGCCTCAGTGTTAGCCTCGCCAGTCCTGAGGCAGTGGGGTTGGTCCACCAATCCCTGTTTAGCCTTAGACCCAAGGCTGTTTCCATCTATAGATGCAGGTTCTGAAATGtggttgtgggtagtgtagtaCTCATCCTTTTTATCGTCCTGTTCGTCATCCCCATTCACCCCCACCGAGTCCCCCACATTTCGGTTGCGCGTGCTGACAGCCGAGGGCGCCCGTGGCTTGGGCTTCTTGAGGCAGGAGGGGGTCTGGATGGCCATGCTGGCGCACTGCCTCCGGGAGAGAGGTAGTGTGAGGGAGCAAGGCCGTGGGGGCGATGGTGGTGCCCAGCAGCGGCGCGTGGGCCCCGGGGTAAGCGGGTGAGGGGGCGCACGTGCCAAAAATGCTGCCACTACCTCAATAGTGTCTGCCATATCTCCTCGGACAGCCCCAACCACCGAGGCCTGGTTGGAGGAAACCTTGTCCCCCATTGACCTCTCTGTTAGCCATCCCTGGGGTGCCATGGGACTCATGGGGGTGTTCTTCCGCAGCGGGTGGGGGCTGTCACGCTCAGCGGCAGTCCTCTCTGGGCCTTTGGTTCCAGCGCCAGTGGTCCCGCCAACAATGCCATCCTCCAGGTCTTTGAAGCGCACCTGGTGGGTGCGGTTGCGGCGGCGCTTGAGGCGGCTTTCGATGTCCGGCGAGTCGCGGTTGAGCAGCACGGAGCGCACGGTCATGGCGCCAGGCGGTTTGTCGGCGGTCTTGCTGTTGGTGTATTGGCCAATGAGCAAGTGATTCGGCTCTTTGCTCACCATGTCTCCTGTGGCGTCTTGTTTTCCCCCCCGACATCCACAGTCCCTGCAGGCCGTTTGACGTGATAAAGTCCTCTGTCAGAGAGTAGGGAGTAATTATATTCTATCTCAATGCAATTTGTCTGTTGACAATTAGTTTCTTCTCTATGACAATGGGATACATGTAATGTCGCATTTGTTGAGCTGGAGTTCCATCACCAAGCAGATCTGGGGCGACAGCTGTAGCTTGTTGGTTTGAGTGATCATAGAGGTGATTTGAGATAACTGTCACACTGCAGTGCCGTCCGTCCTGCCATCCCCCTTCTGCAGCACTCCATAGGACTGGTCctttctcaggtgtgtgtgtgtgtgtgtgtgtttctctagcTATCTGACTTCctgagaaatgtaaccaaagcCAGAAGGTCTGTGCTTTGCTCAGACTATGGATAGAGAGAACTGTATTCTGAGCTTTAACATCATAAAGTAAGTCTTCAGGGTGAACCGGAGTCTCATAGTCCACAGAACTTCATTTACTTATAATTTTCGTCCACTCAGCTTCCTGATTTCCGTATAAAGAGCAGTTCCATAGAGCCGCAATAAAAGTATAATAACGTCAGCACATTAAACATGGGAGCAAGTGCCAACTTAAAGTATGCCTCGTACAAAATCTACATCTAAAAGAGGGCATGTTATTTCACATTAAATAAGTCAGAAGACCCAGAAGAGAGAGGTGAGCGTGAGAGCTGTGCACACAGTTGTGTTGCATGACTCCTGGATGCACTCAGCGCCAACGTACCTCTAATAACATCCCAGGAGATGGAATCGTGACAGGGACACTGTATCTACCGGCGAATAGGCACAGCTCCTCTGAATACACCTTATCCATCCTTCCCATCCCCCGAATATACAGGCTGGCCCTTCCTGTCCGCTTAGCATTGTCCCAGGGGGCTGGAGGAAGAATGGATTGGTAAGATGTGGGACAGCACTGTGCGACTCCCCATAATGGtctatcttcctctctcacattctctcccctctctctctctctctcttccagtacCTCTTCTCAGTGACTCATCTTCCACTCTTTGTGCAGGATAACAGAATAGCCTGGGTTCCTgaggtgaccagagagagagagagagagagagagaattagtctTCATATTGTTGTCATCACATTTCCCGTGGAAGATAATGAAATGGACCTCATAAGAATGAAGTTCATAATAACCTAGCCAGTTGTTAAACATTCATAAGAGCAGGGTCAACAGAGAAACGCACAAAGTGTGAGTGAAGGGGAGATTAAGTGTCTTTTAAGATAAGTCatgaaaaggagagaaagacagaatgagggagcattgacagagagaggaagagagtgtgtttgcttgtgtgagagagagagaaacagaacaacacagatagagagaagagCAAAAATaatagacatacagacagacatatactTTTAGTGATTGACAAGTGTCCTGCCGTAACAAGATGCTTTGTGACAAGAGGCAGGCCTGTGGTCTGACAGTCTCTGTGGAGCCAGAGACAATTAGTGTTGCCTCACAGCTCAGAGgttatttagggaatagggaccCCAGGGGCCATCGCTGTTATTTACGTTCCCTTTTTTTTCCCCAGATCTTGTTTCTTTTTATAAAAGAGGAACATCTTTGTCACCGCCGTCAACCTTTTAAAAACACGATTATTAGGATGAATTATAATTGCAGTCACGCTCAATGGGCCCGGGGAGGGGCTGGGGAAGGAACCATGGGCTCCTGCACAGATGTGAATCAGTTAGTGGATGTGGAAACCACAGGATGTCATCCTTGTTTTACATCCATGTTACCGCTGCGGTGTGGATCTGTGTACCGACGACCTGCTTAAATATGACTCACTGAGGAGCGTGTATCAGACTTGCTAATGATGATACCTCTTCATTGCTGCTTTGAAACACAATGTAGTGGGGACACAGTCATTCACTAGAATTAGAATGATTTTGTTGTTATGGTTATCGTGCTAGATGTGAATGAAACGTTATACACGGAACCAGAATATAAACGTAACGTGGAAAGTGTTGGgccccgtgtttcatgagctgaaataaaaagataCCCGAAATTTTGCAAACGCACAAAAgttttatttctctcaaatgctgTGCACACATTTTGTTGAtatacctgttagtgagcatttctcctttgccaagataatccatccacataaCAGGTGTGGCGTAAGCTGATTAAAccgcatgattattacacaggtgcaccttatggtTGGGATAATAAAacaccactctaaaatgtgcagttttgtcacacaacacaatgccacatatgtctgaagttttgagggagcgtgcaattggcatgctgactgcaggaatgtccaccagaactgttgccagaaaataccatttcatttctctaccataagctgcctccaacgtcgtttttgagaatttggcagagcgtccaaccggcctcacaaccgcagaccaggacctccacatctggcttcttcacctgcgggatcgtctgagaccagccacccggacagctttTGAAACGGTGTGTTTTTGCAGAACTGAAGAATTCCAgcgcaaactgtcagaaaccgcctCAGGGTAGCTCATCTGCGTgttcgtcatcctcaccagggtcttgacctgacttcaGTTCAacttttgatggccactggcacgctggagaagtgagctcttcatggatgaatcccgggtttcaactgtaccgggcagatggcagacagcgtgtatggcgtcgtgtgggcgagcggtttgctgatgtcaacgttgttcAATTAAAtgctttggcaacagctctggtggtcactcctgctgtcagcatggctattgcaatcaacagcctgatcaactctatccGAAGgagtgtcacactgcatgaggcaaatgatggtcacaccagatactgacaggttTTCTGAACCACGCCCCAACCttatttttaaggtatctgtgaccaacagatgcatatctgtattaccagtcatgtgagatccatagattagggcctaatgaatttatttaaaataactgatttccttatatgaacagtaaagcagtaaaatatttgaaatattTGATTTCTATTTTTTGTTCAATGCAAATGATTAACGATCATTGCAGCATTGAAACCATGTAGTGGGAGGACAGACAGTCATTCATTTGAATTAGAATGATGTTTGTTGTAATAGTTATTGTGCTGTAGCTCAGATAGTCAAGCATGGCACTTGCAaaaccaggatagtgggtttgattcccgggaccacccataagTTCAAATTAAAATGAAATAAATGCATAAGTCGGTTTGGATagaagcgtctgctaaatgacatataTTATAGTGCTAGATGTGGACGGGCCTTTATGAATGATACAGGATCAGGAAATACTGTAGTTCAGTGGTGTCTATAATAGAGCTGTATTTTCTTCCTCTTTATGGCCAGGATTTGATCGACACTATTTCTTAAACTTGACGGTCATCCTCCCCGTTTCCTCCTTCTCCACTTCCAAActaaatttctctctctctctctttcctcaatcTCCCCTCTGTCCATGAAGAGTGTTTCCCATTCACCCTTCACCCTGACAGATTTCCCAAGTTCCACTCGTTGCAGAACCATTACCCTCCACTCATTCTCCTCCATGTCAACCCAATTCCACCCCTCCCTATCTTTCTTTCATCTACGACTCCTTCCTTttttccctttaaaaaaaaaaacattttaaactcCCATCCCGTCTccaaccctctctttctcccatcatctttctctctcattatcctcttcttctctctctctctctctctctctttctctctcatcctcaccctctccc harbors:
- the LOC110523888 gene encoding proline-rich protein 36; the encoded protein is MVSKEPNHLLIGQYTNSKTADKPPGAMTVRSVLLNRDSPDIESRLKRRRNRTHQVRFKDLEDGIVGGTTGAGTKGPERTAAERDSPHPLRKNTPMSPMAPQGWLTERSMGDKVSSNQASVVGAVRGDMADTIEVVAAFLARAPPHPLTPGPTRRCWAPPSPPRPCSLTLPLSRRQCASMAIQTPSCLKKPKPRAPSAVSTRNRNVGDSVGVNGDDEQDDKKDEYYTTHNHISEPASIDGNSLGSKAKQGLVDQPHCLRTGEANTEANASSPAVGNHVDSSRHDSSSSPPPVLLRHTAEPCYCGSVTCGREGSTRQGSATLSQVRRRWRMNRGISDPGREVSYCTTPTQTDSPCVSPPNSPPPSTVQPCTSPPPSTVQPCTSPPPLTVQPCTSPPPSTVQPCTSPPPSTVQPCTSPSPSTVQPCTTQTQTDRLCATPPPPTVQHCSSPLPPTVQHCASPPPPTVQHCASPPPSTVEPSTPKTQTVPLYASVPKTVPTSTHPYCETPPLVALPCASPPRSICKYPPKKSALPPTVLPSKAQTTPPLATQTEMVPPKLTCTARTTTTASNPNCPTAPPSPTIAPYTAPNGHDPKPTPVLAPSTAPTCPTPTPTPNIAPCTILTQTALSCSSLNQLISPPPTVTSCHPPAQTAPAYISLIQTIPPGNPPCQTVPPCSSQPPVVPSYSAHIQIKYCSSPSPIVKSCNSPPPMVKPYHTLPTAPSCATPTKTVPLYASTFRPAPPYTPPPQAQHCSTQDKRVIEWECRGERRILPPPPPPPPPYTPRKEGVSCTPGSARHAPLLRRASEKERSGRSGSPLPCPRASSLKQRAQTPLAVPLKGNQADQGSSPTKAISRPTCLGQAQAQLGAQLGALHKILCSGTNTPNSQQALPPGQCLSGARGCSGSGGGPTVGPLTSTQADTLRQVQEILGGLVSGARSKLDPTWVAEKLMGPNGPLHDIRSLQTQLHSMEGVLETSQNTIKVLLDVIQDLEKKEAERDGRHSYRTGQDIENCGTCRDCACIIYSVEHDFRLQEGAVTRTWRVGDPPEGSPLAAVTPQPTTPHRQDSPLPVTPARPPHSGKKSRKKCFWFL